Part of the Mauremys mutica isolate MM-2020 ecotype Southern chromosome 1, ASM2049712v1, whole genome shotgun sequence genome is shown below.
CAATGTGTTTTAGCTTGCTAAAGTATGGTAAAGATTATGGATAAGATAAGAGGTATGTACCATCTTCAAATTATGTGAATTTGATTATGGTAGTTGTTCTTAAAATAAAGATACTGAGAGAGTTGTTGATAGATGCAGTGTATAAAGTGAAAGATACATATAAATATTATTTAGGGCTAAATTGTGCTCTTTTACACTGGAACACATCCAAAGTAACTCCACcagagtcaatgggccagattctgctttcaaCCATATCTGTGTGAGTCCAGACTAAATCCACTGAATTTatcagttactctggatttacaccagtatgaCTTAGGAACTGCCTTTCCTGGGTGTGGAATCTCTTACAAAATAAAGTATACTTCAGTTTGGGTAAGTCTGGCAGAATTGGGCCAACACAGAGCCAGTGGCAATATTCAGAAACAGAACTCAAGAATCCTGACTGAAGCTGTGAGATTCTTGTTGGTTTTAGTTTGCCTGGGTTCATACCAATTTTCTGTGAATTCAGTTTAATGTAGTTGTGCACACTGAGTTTTGATGGAAGTTTTGGCTTTATCTGACTCCCAGATAATGATGGCAGTAAAGAGCGGTGTGAAACTGGCAACGGTTTGTAAAGTTCTCTGTAATGCCAATAGGTTTAGCAGGTTTCAGTTTGTGATATTTCTATCTGTTCACCACTCTGTGTCTCCCTCTGTAGTACTGTAGGCCTCTTGGTCCTGGTGTAGCTGAGGTTGTATCTTGGACTGACACTCTGGAGTTCTTTTGTGTAGGTGATATTGTGGGGCTGAAGTCTGCTGTTGTCCAGGCTTCAGGGGTTTATTGGGTCTAAGCATTACATCCCTTCTCCCACCCAATCATGCAGTCAGATAAAATACATTATGCATCCCAAAGAGATGTCCTTTTGCTATAATACAAGGATGAGATGAGAGTTAGTCATATATCTTCTAGCATCTGTACACTACACATAGACATAGTGAGTCACATCAGTGATGACAAAAATGTAGAATGCACGCACAATGGAACAGCTGCAGTCTTGAGGCAGATACGTTAATTAAACCATCATTTCCCCCATCCGGTTGTCATAATTACTAGAGATTTAAGCATGTTAAAATGACTGGACATTATTAATTATCAACTATTaatctattattttatttttattattattattttaaattgaacAGCAACAAGAGTACAGCTGCTATATATTTCTTTCATTCTCTATGGGGGGAAACTATCAGGTCCACATCAAGCTCCTCCCTTTGAAGCGGAGGGGATATCCAGATGGTCTAATGGGATAGTTCCCTGGCTATTCATTATGGCTGTGATTGTTGTATTCCTCTCCATCAAAGTGCTTTAGGAGGGAAAAAGTAGTtaaacagcctctgtgctgtgaaCAGCTACTAGATAAATGACACCAACGCTGGCGGAGTTGTGATGAGAACACTAGCCCTTCAGCTTCACAAATACTGGTCTCTAACTGGCAATAGTAGATCCTTTTCATGAGCGTGAGTGAGCTAAAAGAAGATGACGTCAGATACACACACAAAGCAAGTACGTGTCAGAGGGACAGAGGAAATAAGATTAAATTTGCTAAATGTCATTCCTTTGTTGCTGTTCTCAGACAACAAGTATACTCATCCTCAGTGCTGGAAGGGTAAAGCAAAGAGCAGTCTCTGATCTTTAAAAGACAATGTATTTCTTGGAGAATCAAGTGAatgatacataataataatatatggagatatacctatctcatagaactggaagggaccctaaaatgtcattgagtccagccccctgccttcaatagcaggaccaagtactgattttgccccagatccctaaatgcccccctcagggattaaactcacaatcctgggtttagcaggtcaatgctcaaaccactgagctatccctccccccgaaaaAAGTCactgaatatcagggttggaagggatctcaggaggtcatctagtccaaccccctgctcaaagcaggacaaatccccagacgtGACATTTGGATCCTTGATTTGTTCATTCACAAGAGATTAAACTCAGAtgtatctttttttttgcttctctctcCACAGTTGTTAAAACATCCAATTTTTACATCCATTCATTAGTccttgggctagtctacacttaccgcgcgggtcgacgcggtgagttcgactttccggagttcgaactatcgcgtctgatctagacgcgatagttcgaactccggaagcgctagttcgaactccggtactccacctcggcagctggagttagcagagtcgaccttggagccgcggagttcggttccgcggcgtctggacgggtacgtagttcgaactagggtagttcgaattcagctacgctattcacgtagctgaatttgcgtaccctagttcgacccccattcttagtgtagacctgccccttgtcatttacatttttctttactATGTAACCCATACAGAAGAAAGAGGCCAGACTACATACTAGTGTAGAACCTGGTCCaactttcattgaagtcagtgagagtcttaCTATTCACATCAATGGGTGCATCTACACAAGAAGAGTTAGTGTCCATGTTGCAGCTGCACTAGTGCTAAGCCACCAGTATAGAACAGGGTTTCATACCAGGCTAGTAAAAATGTCATCATGTCTGCTCTCTAGCACTTATGTTGGTTCTACCACAGGTTGAGCTGCAACACTGCTGGCAGTTGCTAAAATATAAGTATTGATTTTTCTGGCATAGGCAAGGCTGATGAGAGTTGAATTAGGTTTTTATAGACTGCCTTGGACTGAGCAAGGTCTTTGTACCAAGGGAATATGAATATTGGGGAAATAAACCATTGTAAATTTGTGATTTGTTTCAATCCTTAGACTGATTCAGCAAAATTTTTCAAACAAGCTGCATCCGATCCCCTCAAAGTCTTGACCTGGCTCCGAAAAGATCTCGAAAGATGTGCACTTGGTATCCAGGATGTGCTGAAGTCTACCAGTAAACAAAAGACTTGTGAGAACTCAAGGGAACCATCAATAGGTGGGCAGAGCATCCAAATGCGCAATGCACCCTCACCAGGTGGTTTCAGTGTCTATGATGAGCAGTTTAGCATGGATGTTAGATCCAACAGTGGGTCACCCGATTTTCATATGGAGGTGAAATCCACCTCGAGTCAAAAGGAACCAAAGGACATAGAGAGTCAGCTAACTTCTGCAGATACCAAGCAAGGTGTGGATGAAGTCTCTTTTTATGTTAACAGACTCTCTAACCTTGTCATTGCAATGGCACGTAAAGAGATTAATGACAAGACAGATGGCACTGATAAGTGTATACACAAGTCACTTTTTGCCTCTCTTGGGGAACCAGGTCACAAGTCTAGTGGAGTGGGCACAGATGAAGGCAAAAATAATCCATCAGAGAATACAACTCATATTAATATGAAGGAAACCAAATATGAAGGGAATCCATCTTccaagaagaaaacatttttttataaagAAGTAGACGAACAATCTTCAACCAGAAATGAGCAGAGTCATGAAAGAAGGTCAGCACACAGTGAGAACAGAACATGCCATCATAAGAAACGCTTTGGCCCAGATGAATTTACGAATACTTTAAGCAAAGGGATTCTGGTTTATGCCAATAACGTGGTTTCAGATATGATGGTCTCAGTTATGAAGACCATGAAAGTTGAAGTGAATGACTCAAGTATAGCTTGTGTGGTGCTGAAAAAGGTGATACTAAAGCACTCCAAGGAGGTAGTTTCAGACTTAATAGACTCCTGTATGAAAAATTTACACAATGTCACAGGGACACTCATGACTGACTCAGATTTTGTTTCTGCAGTGAAGCGGAGCCTATTCAGTCAAGGAAGTCATAAGGCTGCAGAAATAGTACAAGCAATGCTAAATCGTTTACATACTACCTTAATAGTGCAAAAACCAGCAGGAGATAAATCCCAGTCTCAAAGTCTTGCGTATGCATCTGTGAAGACAGGTTCACGAGCAGCAGATGCAAAGGCTCAGAACTTGAGGTTTTCAGCAACAAAAACTGAAACAGTTaccaaagagaaagaaaaagaaatgaccTGTGCAGAAACAGTAGGTAACCACATAATTAAGCACGGGCTTACTCTATGGCATCAAAACCAACAAAAATGCAACAAATGCTCGAAGTCTCAGCCTTCAGCAAGGGAAGCTGAACCTAAACCTCCAGAAAATCCACACTGGAGTTCAGAAATTCAGAACATGACCAAAATCTCTGGAGATGCATGGGCAAAAGATCTGATTGTGACTGCACTATTGTTGATACAGTATCATCTAATCCAACAGGAGAATGCAGGCAAGGGCACAGCTGAAGGGGGCAAAACTAACAAAGCAGGTACCACTTCATTTGGATTCCTCTCGCATGAATCCCATGAAAAAGGTGGTTGCAGTAGTTTCAGGCCATCTTCAGCAAAAGATCAGGATCCATCAAAACAAAGTGATGAATCAGGTTCCCAGAAGTCAGAACTTCAAAAGCAGAACCCTGAAAATGACATGTCCAGTGTCATATTAATGCTCATCCGAAAATTAATAAATGAGACTGGTTGCAAAATAGAAGGCCAACAAGGAAATTCCATGATGGATGAAACAAACAGGAATCTTGGCAAAACCTCTGAGGGACATGCCCTTTCAGAAGTTGAACAGTCCTGTGAAGAGGCTATATCTGGACTGACAAAAATGATTACTGATCAGTTTGACATAAGTGGAAAAGAGGGGGGCAGTGGGCAATTTATTGACAGTTTGGTGGATACAGTGACAAAGTTGTGTCTTATGATAGCCAAATACAGCAACCCAGAGTCTGCTCTAGCAGAGATAGGGGACAGGGAAGATGGCACAGGATCTATGGATTCCAAGTGCACAGGAACTGCTGAGGCTGGGCTTGGATCAGGTGAAGACAGTGCATCCGGTCGCAAAGTGGTAGTGATGAATCAGAATCCTTCCGAGAGCTTACATAACAAACAGCTCCAAGCACTCCTCCAGTGGGTAGCAGCCTCTCAGACAAATGTGCCTGTATTGTATTTCTTGGATGAGGATGATGAGTTTCTGAATAAGGTAAGCAATGACGTAATTAGGTAATGGGCAGGAACTTTAGACCCTGGTGGGATTTAAGTTCTTTCTTCAATGTTTTACTATCTTGTGGTATAAAGCTTTTGTTCTAAGGAAAACTGAATTTCTGGCCTTTTCTCTTACTAAAATAGTACTCAAAATGTTATTGATGGTGCTATTGCCTTTATAAAGTAACACCATCATAAACATTAGAGGTGGAAAAAGCTATTATGTCATCTACTCCATCCCCCTGCCAGTGAAGAATTGTTCTGTATGGTGCACTCTCCACTACTTTCAGTCTAGTTTTACATGACCCAAGTGATTtgacttccaccacttcccttagtTCCACAGATTAATACAATTAAGAACTTTTTCATGATATTCCATTTTATGATACATTTTATGAAactaacctcctttgtaaagcaccttgagatccactgatgaaaagtgctatataagagtagataattaattattattatttattataaaggGACACTTGTCAATTTAAAAGTTACATATTGTGGACTATCAAATTTGTTTCCCTAAATTACTAACCTTAGGTTATTAATAGTGAAAAAGTTCCCAGAAGTACTGGAATATCCGATATTCTGAGGATGCGGCAGTGGCCACCCTACTCTCATCTTGGACAATGAAAATCAGTTTTAGTGTTATTTATAGTAGATTTCACTTTCAGGTTGCTGCAGTTTGCTCTATATACATAGGAAGTTTAAGAACAAAGAAATGGAAACATTCATATTGGTCTTAGGTTTTATAGGTCTGTCTTTACAAAATCTAAATTATGGGTCAATTTTGAGTTGACAGTGCCACTTTAATGTCATAGCTCTACTAAGTTTTACCTCTTTGTATTatcttaaataattcttctcgcTCCTTGGTATTTGCACCCTTCAAATATTTGAGGACTTTAATCAAGTCCCCTCAGAACTGTTACTTAGCCAGGGTATAAGTAAATAGGTTTTTTTTCAGTCTGTCCTCATAAATCAATCTCTCCATTCCCCTAGTCATTTGTTATTTCCCTCCATATTTCTTCCAATTTGTTAGTATTACAGAGGCATTGGTAGCTAGTTAAAgctttatttagatttatatattttcatttaaagCAAGAAAAAATATCCTCCATTTCACACTTTAATAATTGAATTTAGTTTCCAAATGTTACATGCCAATTCTTACTAGA
Proteins encoded:
- the AKAP3 gene encoding A-kinase anchor protein 3, translated to MTDNIDWLQSQSGLCKVDRYTPGGEEEQNWTTDSAKFFKQAASDPLKVLTWLRKDLERCALGIQDVLKSTSKQKTCENSREPSIGGQSIQMRNAPSPGGFSVYDEQFSMDVRSNSGSPDFHMEVKSTSSQKEPKDIESQLTSADTKQGVDEVSFYVNRLSNLVIAMARKEINDKTDGTDKCIHKSLFASLGEPGHKSSGVGTDEGKNNPSENTTHINMKETKYEGNPSSKKKTFFYKEVDEQSSTRNEQSHERRSAHSENRTCHHKKRFGPDEFTNTLSKGILVYANNVVSDMMVSVMKTMKVEVNDSSIACVVLKKVILKHSKEVVSDLIDSCMKNLHNVTGTLMTDSDFVSAVKRSLFSQGSHKAAEIVQAMLNRLHTTLIVQKPAGDKSQSQSLAYASVKTGSRAADAKAQNLRFSATKTETVTKEKEKEMTCAETVGNHIIKHGLTLWHQNQQKCNKCSKSQPSAREAEPKPPENPHWSSEIQNMTKISGDAWAKDLIVTALLLIQYHLIQQENAGKGTAEGGKTNKAGTTSFGFLSHESHEKGGCSSFRPSSAKDQDPSKQSDESGSQKSELQKQNPENDMSSVILMLIRKLINETGCKIEGQQGNSMMDETNRNLGKTSEGHALSEVEQSCEEAISGLTKMITDQFDISGKEGGSGQFIDSLVDTVTKLCLMIAKYSNPESALAEIGDREDGTGSMDSKCTGTAEAGLGSGEDSASGRKVVVMNQNPSESLHNKQLQALLQWVAASQTNVPVLYFLDEDDEFLNKLQQLSSIAVEKGYSVGEVIQAVLKYEKEKQLGEALGNIVRLPVLDWLLNNL